From the genome of Candidatus Nitrosocosmicus oleophilus, one region includes:
- a CDS encoding sulfite exporter TauE/SafE family protein, which yields MLIDVLVAFAVSLVAGLIGSMVGIGGGIINAPYLSYLNYTPSQISSTSLIAVFFTSLSSSFQYIRKGLTEKKIGMILAFSSIPGTFIGVYISNSFTLDEFRYYFALILMATSLYLLFRSKILGQDKKMPDLTQKGANWKSSRILILIIFSLMAGTLSSSFGIGGGIIFVPCLIILLGFSMKKASATSQFALIFTSLSGLTLFIIDGKPNYYMGFILSIGSIIGGTLGSMLTSRMKSNLLLKIFSILLLIVSFKLIYDGSG from the coding sequence ATGCTCATCGATGTTCTAGTAGCCTTTGCTGTTTCTCTAGTTGCAGGTCTGATTGGCTCGATGGTAGGTATAGGTGGCGGCATAATTAACGCCCCGTATCTTAGTTATCTTAATTATACCCCATCGCAAATATCTTCAACAAGTCTTATTGCAGTTTTTTTTACGAGTTTATCTTCTTCGTTTCAATATATTAGAAAAGGGTTGACCGAAAAAAAGATCGGAATGATTTTAGCCTTCTCATCAATCCCGGGAACATTCATCGGTGTTTACATTTCAAATTCCTTTACTTTGGATGAATTTCGATATTATTTCGCGCTCATTTTGATGGCTACATCTCTCTACTTATTATTTCGATCAAAAATACTGGGCCAAGATAAAAAAATGCCTGATCTCACACAAAAAGGAGCTAATTGGAAATCCTCTCGAATATTGATCTTGATTATTTTCTCATTGATGGCCGGTACATTGTCTAGTAGTTTTGGGATAGGAGGTGGTATCATTTTTGTTCCGTGTTTGATTATTCTGTTGGGATTTAGTATGAAAAAGGCTTCTGCTACTTCACAATTCGCCCTCATATTTACATCACTTTCAGGCTTAACATTGTTTATCATTGACGGTAAACCCAACTACTATATGGGATTCATCTTGTCCATAGGGTCAATCATTGGTGGTACTTTGGGTAGTATGCTAACTAGTAGGATGAAATCCAATTTATTATTAAAAATATTTAGTATCTTGTTACTAATTGTGTCTTTTAAATTGATTTATGATGGTTCAGGATAA
- a CDS encoding arginine--tRNA ligase, giving the protein MIVENVIYEIDRFLGGVLEFYNLTKSEVNFEISEPHVKDFGDFSTNICFLLTKKLKKSPYEIADHIVNTILPVSNTLTNRNGLIESVSFVNPGFINFRINNKVFVREFFKAVGNNPKFEPANGTVSSSKELILIEHTSVNPNKALHVGHLRNAVIGDCLYRILKKAGKDVRVINYIDDSGVQVADIIVGFKHAGLPISMHDQESSKEKTKFDHYCGSEIYVKTNDLYKSRPDLELKRKKILKELEDPESETSQFTKTIVDRVLKDQLETCWNMRCRYDLLSFESQIVQSDLWTDIFSILRDKQLIKYEKVGKNAGCWVYKSANEGDKVVVRSDLTLTYFAKDIPFAVWKLGYLRNPFDYVFYANQWDASILYKTNIEKIQEEKLRADSSFGKEPIIDFDRVNKVITIIDSRQERLQNLLVEILGKLGMDSKYKYLGYEPVTLSQSSLDSLGISGEDKNSLHMSGRKGIYIEADMALSILQERAKVETKNRNPELSEEEITLISKEISISAIRYFFIKIDLGKMITFDINESLSLEGDTASYIQYAYARGKRIEDKNNETSFLRKQDKIDNIMEMDFSLNEIDLIKHICRYDMELKQAANNIDPKVLSKYLFQLATMFNNFYEKSPILKEKNEMLATYRALILSSTLEILKICMNLIGITPLMRM; this is encoded by the coding sequence ATGATTGTTGAAAATGTTATCTATGAAATCGACCGATTTCTTGGGGGAGTACTAGAGTTTTACAACTTAACAAAGTCTGAGGTCAATTTTGAAATATCTGAGCCACATGTTAAGGATTTTGGAGACTTTTCTACAAACATTTGCTTCTTGTTAACCAAGAAATTAAAAAAGTCCCCATATGAGATAGCTGATCATATTGTAAATACTATTTTACCTGTTAGTAACACTTTGACGAATAGAAATGGTTTGATCGAGTCGGTTTCATTTGTAAATCCAGGTTTTATCAATTTTAGAATCAATAATAAAGTGTTCGTGAGGGAGTTCTTTAAAGCGGTAGGTAACAATCCAAAATTTGAACCTGCAAATGGGACCGTTTCAAGTTCGAAAGAATTGATACTAATAGAACATACGAGTGTGAATCCTAACAAAGCTTTGCACGTAGGCCATCTCAGAAATGCGGTAATTGGGGATTGTTTGTATAGGATACTTAAAAAAGCAGGAAAAGATGTCAGGGTCATAAATTACATCGACGATTCGGGAGTTCAAGTTGCTGATATCATTGTAGGGTTCAAACATGCGGGACTCCCTATAAGTATGCATGATCAAGAATCATCTAAAGAGAAAACAAAATTTGACCATTATTGTGGTAGTGAGATATACGTAAAAACTAATGATCTATACAAAAGTAGGCCTGACTTAGAACTTAAAAGGAAGAAGATCCTAAAGGAATTAGAGGATCCCGAATCGGAGACTTCGCAATTTACCAAGACCATAGTCGATAGAGTCCTTAAGGACCAGCTTGAAACATGTTGGAATATGAGATGTCGTTATGATCTATTAAGTTTTGAGTCACAGATAGTTCAATCAGACCTTTGGACCGATATTTTTTCAATCTTGAGAGACAAACAATTAATAAAATATGAAAAAGTTGGAAAGAATGCAGGTTGCTGGGTGTATAAATCAGCCAATGAAGGTGATAAAGTAGTAGTACGTAGTGATTTGACTTTAACTTATTTCGCCAAAGACATTCCATTTGCGGTTTGGAAGTTGGGCTATTTGCGAAATCCCTTTGATTACGTCTTTTACGCAAATCAATGGGACGCTTCAATTTTATATAAAACGAATATTGAGAAAATACAAGAAGAAAAATTAAGAGCCGATTCTAGTTTTGGCAAAGAACCGATTATTGACTTTGACAGAGTAAACAAGGTTATTACAATTATCGATTCGAGGCAAGAGAGGCTTCAAAATTTGCTGGTAGAAATATTAGGAAAATTAGGGATGGATTCAAAATATAAATATCTAGGTTATGAACCCGTCACCTTAAGCCAGAGTTCTCTAGATAGCCTGGGCATATCCGGAGAAGATAAGAATTCGTTACATATGTCTGGAAGGAAAGGTATCTACATCGAAGCGGATATGGCATTGAGCATTCTTCAAGAAAGAGCAAAGGTAGAAACAAAGAACAGGAATCCAGAACTTTCAGAAGAAGAAATCACATTAATATCCAAAGAGATATCCATTTCAGCAATAAGATATTTTTTCATAAAGATTGATCTTGGAAAAATGATAACTTTTGATATAAACGAGTCCCTGAGCCTTGAAGGGGATACAGCTTCCTATATACAATATGCCTATGCCAGAGGTAAGCGAATTGAGGATAAGAATAATGAAACAAGTTTCTTAAGGAAACAAGATAAAATCGACAATATAATGGAGATGGATTTTTCTTTAAATGAAATCGATTTGATTAAACACATATGTAGATATGACATGGAACTAAAACAGGCGGCAAATAACATAGATCCAAAGGTGCTATCAAAATATCTGTTTCAACTTGCTACAATGTTTAACAATTTTTATGAAAAATCACCCATTTTAAAGGAGAAAAATGAGATGCTGGCAACTTATAGGGCACTGATACTAAGTAGTACCCTAGAAATTTTAAAGATCTGCATGAACTTAATAGGAATAACTCCTTTGATGAGAATGTAA
- a CDS encoding EMC3/TMCO1 family protein encodes MIDLFNWSEKLVLQFPGLTPHYTQHPIFPDMFASAVVAAIIAIGLNLAMALLRRKTTNIEKMKTVMKETGEWRKKYTEAIKKKDKQLIEELKKKQSQMQKMSMEMQQQQMRPMMLYMIPSFMLWIFVFPAIFGQTVALSPIVIPYLTCSADNVKNDTPIQTTNSTSTEIKQGPCKVPGQVFLWGWFLLVNFAFSGIIAKVTNTSIPTF; translated from the coding sequence TTGATAGATCTTTTCAATTGGTCTGAAAAGTTGGTATTACAGTTTCCAGGATTGACACCCCATTATACTCAACACCCTATTTTTCCCGATATGTTTGCATCTGCCGTCGTCGCGGCCATAATTGCTATTGGCTTAAATTTAGCAATGGCACTTTTGAGAAGAAAGACCACCAATATAGAAAAAATGAAAACTGTCATGAAGGAAACAGGAGAATGGAGAAAAAAATATACTGAAGCCATTAAGAAAAAAGACAAGCAACTAATTGAAGAGCTAAAAAAGAAACAATCACAAATGCAAAAGATGAGCATGGAGATGCAGCAACAACAAATGAGACCCATGATGTTATATATGATACCATCTTTTATGCTATGGATTTTTGTATTTCCAGCGATATTTGGTCAAACTGTAGCTCTCTCACCCATTGTAATACCTTATTTGACATGTTCTGCCGATAATGTGAAAAATGATACACCTATTCAAACTACGAATAGTACGAGTACTGAGATAAAACAAGGGCCATGTAAGGTCCCTGGTCAGGTATTTCTCTGGGGGTGGTTCTTGCTAGTTAACTTTGCATTTAGCGGAATCATTGCAAAGGTCACCAATACTAGCATTCCCACATTCTAG
- a CDS encoding beta-CASP ribonuclease aCPSF1, with protein MTRDNTEKITFRERSIPLREPNVVIKGDKGNSLLSSPVNFEEKLEYQVMQSIPKEAQVTVVRCESANIAIYTKNPSFALTELTLHLSALSKSMKKRFIIRTDPSIRLSEDDARNAISKILPKEILITVLFCDEATGEVVLEVNNPEGITAEIFLQIAKETGWIAHTRRSPHIPSNSIKNIHSILKNSSKERIAFYQSLGKRIFRPPLLSNSLLYNDDTNCEANLTPTNKVSNSRYLSRKSVDDGAIYQYSNLKEVTIYCLGGVKQVGRSCFIVVTPESKIMLDCGINPGENMNYNAYPRLDWFNFNLEELDAVVISHAHIDHQGFLPAIFKYGYKGPIYCTEPTLPLMTLLQMDSVKIAQSNGSYLPYEIRDVNEVIKHCIPLPYGKPTDISPDVTITLNNAGHIMGSATVHINISGAHNILYTGDYKYAKTQLLDGALANYPRVETIITESTYGASSDIMPDQSVVYNTFTNSINHTLMSGGKVLIPVPAVGRAQEIMLVLDKEMREGRLVESPIFIEGMISEASAIHMSYAHYLGYEVRKSVSEGTNPFLSSYFTVINGIGKREEVFNDDSPSIIMATSGMLEGGPSVEYFKQISPNPKNKIIFVSYQINGTLGRRVLDGTISEASMIDKNGKVKVIPVRCSKQKIDGFSGHSDFNQILNFVSKVRPKRVLVNHGEKSKSENIASVIYSRMKIRSSVPDNREIIKLR; from the coding sequence TTGACCCGTGATAATACTGAAAAAATCACTTTTCGTGAAAGATCAATACCTTTGAGAGAACCCAATGTGGTAATAAAAGGCGATAAAGGTAATTCACTATTATCATCTCCAGTAAATTTTGAAGAAAAATTGGAATATCAAGTAATGCAATCCATTCCAAAAGAGGCTCAGGTAACGGTTGTTAGGTGTGAATCGGCTAATATTGCAATTTATACTAAGAATCCATCATTCGCACTGACAGAGTTAACTCTTCATCTTTCGGCCCTTTCAAAATCAATGAAGAAAAGATTCATAATTAGAACAGACCCATCCATAAGGCTTTCTGAAGATGATGCTCGTAATGCCATCAGCAAAATATTGCCAAAAGAAATCCTGATAACCGTACTATTTTGTGATGAAGCTACAGGAGAGGTTGTTTTAGAGGTAAACAATCCCGAGGGGATTACTGCTGAAATATTTTTGCAAATTGCAAAGGAAACAGGTTGGATTGCACACACAAGACGATCCCCTCATATCCCATCAAATAGCATAAAAAATATACATTCTATATTAAAAAATTCCTCCAAAGAACGCATTGCCTTTTATCAAAGTTTAGGAAAAAGAATTTTTAGACCTCCTTTGTTGTCTAATTCATTACTTTATAATGATGATACCAATTGTGAAGCTAACCTAACCCCTACCAATAAAGTCAGCAATTCTAGATATTTATCAAGGAAATCTGTTGATGATGGAGCAATATATCAATACAGCAATTTGAAAGAGGTCACTATTTACTGCTTAGGTGGTGTTAAACAAGTAGGTCGATCCTGTTTTATTGTTGTGACTCCAGAGAGTAAAATAATGCTTGATTGTGGTATTAATCCTGGTGAAAATATGAACTATAATGCTTACCCTAGACTGGATTGGTTTAATTTCAATTTAGAGGAATTAGATGCAGTTGTGATTAGTCATGCCCATATAGATCATCAAGGGTTCTTACCGGCAATATTCAAGTATGGATACAAGGGGCCGATTTATTGTACAGAACCCACTTTGCCTTTGATGACTCTATTGCAAATGGATTCGGTAAAGATTGCGCAAAGCAATGGGTCGTACTTGCCATATGAGATCAGAGATGTCAATGAGGTCATCAAACATTGTATACCACTTCCTTACGGAAAACCAACTGATATATCCCCAGATGTTACAATAACTCTAAATAACGCAGGGCACATCATGGGTAGCGCAACAGTCCATATTAATATTTCAGGAGCTCACAATATCTTATATACTGGTGATTATAAATACGCGAAAACCCAATTACTAGATGGAGCTTTGGCAAATTATCCACGGGTTGAGACTATTATTACTGAGAGTACCTATGGTGCGAGTTCAGATATTATGCCCGATCAATCTGTTGTTTATAACACATTTACGAACAGCATCAATCATACATTAATGAGTGGTGGCAAGGTGCTGATACCTGTTCCTGCTGTAGGTAGGGCACAGGAAATAATGTTAGTCCTAGATAAAGAGATGAGAGAAGGTCGATTGGTGGAATCTCCAATATTCATTGAAGGAATGATATCTGAGGCAAGTGCCATTCATATGTCTTACGCGCACTACCTTGGATATGAAGTGAGAAAATCTGTATCTGAAGGTACTAATCCATTTTTGTCCTCTTACTTCACCGTAATAAACGGAATTGGTAAAAGAGAAGAAGTCTTTAACGATGATTCTCCTTCCATAATTATGGCAACTTCTGGAATGTTAGAAGGAGGGCCGTCGGTTGAATATTTCAAACAAATTTCTCCTAATCCTAAAAACAAAATAATATTCGTTTCTTACCAGATTAACGGCACGCTGGGTCGTAGGGTGCTAGATGGGACTATATCAGAAGCTAGTATGATAGATAAGAATGGAAAGGTTAAAGTCATTCCGGTAAGATGTTCAAAACAAAAAATTGACGGTTTTAGCGGTCACAGTGATTTTAATCAAATACTAAATTTTGTTTCAAAAGTGAGACCCAAGAGGGTCTTGGTTAATCATGGGGAAAAATCTAAATCAGAGAATATCGCAAGTGTAATTTACTCCAGAATGAAAATAAGATCTAGCGTCCCTGACAACAGAGAAATCATAAAGTTAAGGTAA
- the purN gene encoding phosphoribosylglycinamide formyltransferase, with translation MISGRGSNMKAILESIKRGNVAGIGNVLVISNKQDALGLEIAENEYGVKTTTLLSNKNDKPFESRLINELKKDNIGPHNGLICLAGFMKILSPSFVELYKHRIMNVHPSLLPSFKGLHAQKQALLAGVKVTGCTVHFVDNGVDTGPIILQHPVRVYDNDDELSLSERILLKEHEIYIKAIKLFTQKQLLVVENRVIQI, from the coding sequence ATGATATCTGGACGTGGTAGTAATATGAAAGCTATTCTTGAATCAATTAAGAGGGGAAATGTCGCAGGGATTGGCAATGTATTAGTTATTTCAAATAAACAAGACGCTTTGGGATTGGAAATTGCCGAAAATGAATATGGAGTTAAGACTACTACTTTATTATCAAATAAAAATGACAAACCATTTGAAAGCAGACTAATAAATGAATTAAAAAAGGATAATATTGGTCCTCATAACGGACTAATTTGTCTGGCTGGATTCATGAAAATTTTGAGCCCTTCCTTTGTGGAATTGTACAAACACAGGATAATGAATGTTCACCCGTCTTTGCTTCCATCATTTAAAGGCCTACATGCACAAAAACAAGCATTATTGGCTGGTGTGAAGGTTACTGGCTGCACTGTTCATTTTGTAGATAATGGTGTGGATACTGGACCGATAATATTACAACATCCTGTTCGAGTATACGATAACGATGATGAATTGTCTCTTTCAGAACGAATTCTTCTCAAAGAGCACGAAATCTATATCAAAGCCATAAAGCTGTTTACTCAAAAACAACTTTTAGTTGTTGAGAACCGTGTTATTCAAATATAA
- a CDS encoding signal recognition particle subunit SRP19/SEC65 family protein, translated as MDYYNKSLSRGKGRRISKSMAVYDPMITELIGAAESLGYQVEKDQINDGARFPKRPHIKSGYIMISKNESLKNKILKDIAEKMVINRTKSKGK; from the coding sequence GTGGATTACTATAATAAGAGCTTGTCCAGGGGAAAGGGTAGACGTATATCAAAATCTATGGCAGTATATGATCCGATGATAACGGAGTTGATTGGTGCCGCAGAATCTTTAGGGTATCAAGTTGAAAAAGATCAGATAAATGATGGTGCGAGATTTCCTAAACGACCACATATCAAATCAGGATATATCATGATATCTAAGAATGAATCACTAAAGAATAAAATATTGAAAGACATCGCCGAAAAAATGGTGATAAATAGGACAAAATCAAAAGGCAAGTAG
- a CDS encoding tetratricopeptide repeat protein: MEKIFGRKLLSEKKDDNSSRTPSGYVITQDDIKKVNLYNKGVNKMAEEKFEDAIRCFDLSLRIDPFFVDSLIKKGYSHFHLNQYNLAITIFDRVLEIDINNPEVWNMKGLVFYKSKNYEKAIECCEKAIDFNPNDAMAWYNYACYMTLDGKATKGMEALKKSIELDIANAKKAVKDRDFINARMEEDYKRIIEVVILESVRQGNDHLGKIIWVTGLDREEIKDATTRLANKGLLIKHVKKTFTGQDEQYELTKELISKIGVEKRNTQSKPHEDKKEVFFSTQQLKDISAILYEASESAERGDLNSLVQDIDKLLNPILHGTLILDNFFEDHRELRLFNSRLRERGQEYLNLNKEEISKFMLDLDKKIRG, encoded by the coding sequence ATGGAAAAGATTTTTGGGAGGAAACTTTTATCGGAAAAAAAAGACGATAATTCTTCCCGTACTCCTAGCGGATATGTAATAACTCAAGATGACATCAAAAAAGTCAATCTATATAACAAAGGAGTAAACAAGATGGCTGAGGAAAAATTTGAAGACGCTATTAGATGTTTTGATCTCTCCCTTAGGATAGATCCCTTTTTCGTGGATTCCCTGATAAAAAAGGGTTATTCACATTTCCATTTGAATCAATATAATCTTGCTATCACCATTTTTGATCGGGTTTTAGAGATAGATATCAATAATCCTGAAGTTTGGAACATGAAGGGATTAGTATTTTACAAATCAAAAAATTATGAAAAGGCTATAGAATGCTGTGAAAAGGCCATTGACTTTAATCCTAACGACGCCATGGCTTGGTACAACTATGCCTGTTATATGACGCTGGATGGAAAGGCAACTAAAGGCATGGAAGCATTAAAAAAGTCCATTGAACTTGATATTGCGAACGCAAAAAAAGCGGTAAAAGACAGAGATTTTATTAATGCGAGAATGGAGGAAGATTATAAAAGGATTATCGAGGTTGTAATATTAGAATCCGTTAGACAGGGAAATGATCATTTGGGGAAGATAATATGGGTTACTGGATTGGATCGGGAAGAAATTAAGGATGCTACAACCAGATTAGCCAATAAGGGCCTACTGATTAAGCACGTCAAAAAAACATTTACTGGACAAGATGAACAATATGAACTTACTAAGGAATTGATATCAAAAATTGGGGTTGAAAAACGAAATACGCAATCTAAACCCCATGAGGACAAAAAAGAAGTTTTCTTCTCTACCCAACAATTGAAAGATATTAGTGCAATACTGTATGAAGCTTCAGAATCTGCAGAGAGAGGCGACTTGAACTCACTTGTACAAGATATTGACAAATTATTAAACCCAATCCTACACGGTACCTTAATTCTAGATAACTTTTTTGAAGATCACAGGGAGTTACGACTTTTTAATAGCAGATTACGAGAAAGGGGTCAGGAATACTTGAACTTGAATAAAGAAGAGATTTCCAAATTCATGCTTGATTTGGATAAAAAAATAAGAGGCTAA
- a CDS encoding UPF0147 family protein: MTVTKKELKQKENIERLNNAISTLDSLIKNVNIQRNIRNMIREVLAILKDEKGGSISVRAANAISMLDGVTQNPQMQSHIRTSLWQVVSALESIRE, translated from the coding sequence TTGACAGTTACAAAGAAAGAATTAAAACAAAAAGAAAATATTGAGAGATTAAATAATGCAATATCTACGTTAGATTCTCTAATAAAAAACGTCAACATTCAAAGAAATATTAGAAATATGATAAGGGAGGTCTTAGCCATTCTTAAGGATGAGAAAGGAGGAAGTATATCAGTGCGAGCTGCTAATGCTATTAGTATGTTAGACGGTGTCACCCAAAATCCTCAAATGCAATCACATATCAGGACTAGCTTATGGCAAGTTGTATCAGCGTTAGAAAGTATAAGAGAGTAA